Proteins encoded together in one Variovorax paradoxus window:
- a CDS encoding RNA polymerase sigma factor codes for MNELAAPRAAEWVARESYGRLLAILSARTHDIAASESALAEAFARAFERWPSDGIPDQPDAWLLGVARHRKLDAWRHTRIQDAATQALLLLAGEVDVGTVDAAALPDERLRLLFVCAHPAIDAAARAPLMLQTMLGLDAGRMAGAFLTSPSTLGQRLVRAKARIRTAGISFEYPDARELPQRLQHVLEGIHAVYGNGWDDVDGADTLPRGLAAEAIELGRILCRLMPNEPEPPGLLALMLFSESRAAARLNDTGTYVPLDQQDMAGWDPDLLAQAEQHLRQATTMNSPGACQLEAAIQSAHCERRVGAPVAPETMVALYDNLLALRPGIGAEVSRACAIARARGHDVGLQALDAIAAGEVASYQPFWAARGHLLAAGGARAAARQAFDRAIGLSASAAVRAYLNGMSERL; via the coding sequence GTGAACGAACTGGCGGCTCCCCGAGCCGCCGAGTGGGTGGCGCGCGAATCGTATGGGCGGCTGCTCGCGATCCTTTCAGCGCGCACGCACGACATTGCCGCATCGGAAAGCGCGCTCGCGGAGGCCTTTGCGCGGGCCTTCGAGCGCTGGCCTTCCGACGGCATTCCCGACCAGCCCGATGCATGGCTGCTGGGCGTGGCACGACACCGAAAGCTCGACGCCTGGCGCCATACCCGCATCCAGGATGCCGCCACGCAAGCCCTGCTGCTGCTGGCCGGCGAGGTCGATGTGGGCACGGTCGACGCCGCAGCACTGCCGGACGAGCGCTTGCGGCTGCTCTTCGTGTGCGCGCATCCGGCCATCGATGCCGCCGCGCGAGCGCCGCTCATGCTGCAGACCATGCTCGGGCTCGATGCGGGCCGCATGGCCGGAGCGTTTCTCACGTCGCCTTCCACGCTCGGGCAGCGGCTGGTCCGGGCCAAGGCGCGCATCCGCACCGCGGGCATTTCTTTTGAATACCCCGACGCGCGCGAACTGCCGCAGCGCTTGCAGCACGTGCTCGAAGGCATCCATGCCGTGTACGGCAACGGCTGGGACGACGTGGACGGCGCCGACACCTTGCCTCGCGGCCTTGCCGCCGAAGCCATCGAGCTCGGCCGCATCTTGTGCAGGTTGATGCCGAACGAGCCCGAGCCGCCGGGCCTGCTCGCGTTGATGCTGTTCAGCGAGAGCCGGGCGGCGGCACGGCTGAATGACACCGGGACCTACGTGCCGCTCGACCAGCAGGACATGGCGGGCTGGGATCCGGACCTGCTCGCGCAGGCCGAGCAGCATCTGCGGCAGGCAACGACCATGAACAGCCCCGGTGCGTGCCAACTGGAAGCCGCCATCCAGTCGGCCCATTGCGAGCGCCGCGTCGGCGCACCGGTGGCGCCCGAAACGATGGTCGCGCTGTACGACAACCTGCTGGCGCTGCGCCCCGGCATCGGCGCCGAGGTGAGCCGTGCCTGCGCCATTGCCAGGGCGCGCGGCCACGATGTGGGCCTGCAGGCGCTCGATGCCATTGCGGCTGGCGAGGTGGCAAGCTACCAACCCTTCTGGGCGGCCCGCGGCCACCTGCTCGCGGCAGGCGGCGCCCGTGCCGCCGCGCGCCAGGCCTTCGATCGCGCGATAGGCCTGAGCGCGAGCGCCGCAGTGCGCGCATATCTCAATGGGATGTCCGAGCGGCTCTGA
- a CDS encoding NUDIX hydrolase — protein sequence MFTVLDDALQVLLVRRPHNTAEPFPGKWALPGGFVNIDDDASLLDCALRKLREKTGVVAPYLEQLGSWGGAGRDPRGWSATHCFYALIPAQAMQLRSGANAADVAWFKVEAASRKRLAFDHGELLDAAIARLRSKVEYTSLPAFLLEEPFTLPALQHTYEVVLGRSVDKSAFRKRMLDGGFMEEAGMLTGSLGRPAMSYRLRDRSQAALFPRTFNAK from the coding sequence ATGTTCACCGTGCTTGACGATGCCCTGCAGGTTTTGCTGGTGCGGCGGCCCCACAACACGGCCGAGCCGTTTCCGGGAAAGTGGGCGCTGCCTGGCGGGTTCGTGAATATCGACGACGATGCGAGCCTGCTCGACTGCGCGCTGCGCAAGCTGCGCGAGAAGACCGGCGTAGTGGCGCCCTATCTCGAACAGCTCGGCAGTTGGGGCGGCGCAGGGCGCGATCCGCGCGGGTGGTCGGCCACGCACTGCTTCTACGCGCTGATTCCGGCGCAGGCGATGCAACTGCGCAGCGGCGCCAATGCCGCGGACGTGGCATGGTTCAAAGTGGAGGCCGCATCGCGCAAGCGGCTGGCTTTCGACCACGGCGAACTGCTTGACGCCGCCATCGCGCGGCTGCGCAGCAAGGTCGAGTACACGTCGCTGCCGGCCTTCCTGCTCGAAGAGCCGTTCACGCTGCCGGCGCTGCAGCACACCTATGAGGTGGTGCTCGGCCGGAGCGTGGACAAGAGCGCCTTTCGCAAGCGCATGCTTGATGGCGGGTTCATGGAAGAGGCGGGCATGCTCACCGGCAGTCTCGGCCGGCCGGCCATGAGCTACCGGCTGCGCGACCGTTCGCAGGCGGCACTGTTTCCGCGGACCTTCAACGCGAAATGA
- a CDS encoding DUF4291 domain-containing protein: MNNTTPPLPTERHVVQRERWPQNGRHILAHCDAQSVIVYQAYRPAIGEYALRHGRLDGPDFSLSRMSWIKPNFLWMMYRSGWGTKEGQQVTLGLRLRRAFFERVVREAVPSTFDSAHFRSREAWQAAVERSEVRLQWDPDHAPSGNKLERRAIQLGLRGRTLAEFAKEELLEVIDMRAFVEAQRPLAQDDNSELQLPVEHPLDIEPRGKEDDNKSTHDPA, from the coding sequence ATGAACAACACCACCCCACCCTTGCCCACCGAGCGACACGTGGTCCAGCGCGAGCGCTGGCCGCAGAACGGCAGGCACATCCTGGCGCATTGCGATGCGCAGTCAGTCATCGTCTACCAGGCCTACCGCCCTGCCATCGGTGAATACGCGCTCCGGCACGGCCGCCTGGACGGACCGGACTTCAGTCTTTCGCGCATGAGCTGGATCAAGCCCAACTTCCTCTGGATGATGTATCGCTCCGGCTGGGGCACCAAGGAAGGCCAGCAAGTCACGCTCGGCCTGCGGCTGCGCCGCGCATTCTTCGAGCGGGTGGTGCGGGAGGCCGTTCCTTCGACCTTCGACTCCGCGCACTTCCGGAGCCGCGAGGCGTGGCAGGCGGCGGTCGAGCGATCCGAGGTGCGCCTGCAATGGGACCCTGACCATGCGCCGAGCGGCAACAAACTGGAACGCCGTGCGATCCAGCTCGGCCTGCGCGGCCGTACGCTTGCGGAGTTCGCAAAAGAAGAGCTGCTCGAAGTGATTGACATGCGCGCCTTTGTGGAGGCACAGCGCCCGCTGGCGCAAGACGACAACTCCGAGCTGCAATTGCCAGTGGAGCATCCGCTCGACATCGAGCCACGAGGAAAAGAAGATGACAACAAATCCACCCATGACCCCGCGTAG
- a CDS encoding NADAR family protein, with protein sequence MTPRSAKDLPAYFAHGYRPEYLLFWGHQAPQSGVNRSCFSQWFEAGFTVDGVRYRTAEHFMMAGKARLFGDTETCERIVAARTPGEAKKLGREIHHFDEAAWVEARFDIVTHGNVEKFSQNAALGAFLLGTGHQVLVEASPVDAIWGIGRAATDPAAQNPLEWRGLNLLGFALMAARDVLRTIR encoded by the coding sequence ATGACCCCGCGTAGCGCCAAGGACCTACCAGCGTACTTCGCGCACGGCTATCGCCCGGAGTACCTGTTGTTTTGGGGCCACCAGGCGCCGCAGAGCGGCGTGAACAGAAGCTGCTTTAGCCAGTGGTTCGAGGCTGGGTTCACGGTCGACGGCGTGAGGTATCGCACAGCGGAGCATTTCATGATGGCCGGCAAGGCACGCCTGTTCGGCGACACCGAAACCTGCGAACGCATCGTCGCGGCGCGCACACCTGGCGAAGCCAAGAAGCTTGGTCGCGAGATCCACCACTTCGACGAAGCGGCGTGGGTCGAAGCACGTTTCGATATCGTCACGCACGGCAATGTCGAGAAGTTCTCGCAGAACGCTGCGCTTGGCGCCTTCCTGCTGGGCACCGGCCATCAGGTGCTGGTGGAAGCCAGTCCGGTCGACGCCATCTGGGGCATCGGCCGTGCCGCCACCGATCCCGCGGCCCAAAACCCTCTCGAATGGCGCGGCCTCAACTTGTTGGGCTTCGCACTCATGGCGGCGCGCGATGTTCTGAGGACCATACGGTGA
- a CDS encoding ADP-ribosylglycohydrolase family protein yields the protein MSAARYQGCLLGLACGDAVGTSVEFSPRGSFAPVTGMHGGGPFDLEPGEWTDDTSMALCLAASLIYRRGFDAVDQMNRYCNWRNVGYMSSNGRCFDIGIAVSNALTRYLASGEPFAGDPDPRTAGNGALMRLAPVPMFFRSSAEATWQQAGESTRTTHGALEAIECSRLFALQLRAALLGQEKAFILATTPLEPLSTKVAALARGEYAAKSSEHIKGSGYCVESLEAALWCFAHTNSFEEAVLTATNLGDDADTTAAICGQLAGAFYGIHGIPMNWLEQLAMRDEIHEMAQQLFELAR from the coding sequence GTGAGCGCCGCGCGCTACCAAGGCTGCCTGCTCGGCTTGGCCTGCGGCGATGCCGTGGGCACGAGCGTCGAATTCAGCCCGCGCGGCAGCTTCGCGCCGGTGACCGGCATGCACGGCGGCGGCCCCTTCGACCTGGAGCCCGGCGAATGGACCGACGATACGTCGATGGCGTTGTGCCTCGCAGCCAGCCTGATCTACCGTCGCGGCTTCGATGCCGTCGATCAGATGAACCGCTATTGCAACTGGCGCAACGTAGGCTACATGAGCAGCAACGGGCGGTGCTTCGACATTGGAATTGCGGTGTCGAATGCCCTTACCCGCTATCTCGCGTCGGGCGAACCGTTCGCGGGTGACCCCGACCCACGCACAGCCGGCAACGGCGCATTGATGCGGCTTGCCCCTGTCCCAATGTTCTTCAGGTCGAGCGCCGAGGCCACATGGCAGCAAGCCGGAGAGAGCACACGAACCACGCACGGTGCACTGGAAGCAATCGAATGCTCTCGCCTCTTTGCCTTGCAATTGCGCGCAGCGCTGCTTGGACAAGAGAAGGCCTTTATTCTTGCAACCACTCCCTTGGAGCCATTGAGCACCAAGGTTGCGGCTTTGGCGCGCGGCGAATATGCGGCGAAATCTTCCGAGCACATAAAGGGCTCGGGCTACTGCGTCGAGTCGCTCGAGGCGGCGCTCTGGTGCTTCGCGCACACGAATTCGTTCGAGGAAGCCGTGCTCACAGCGACCAACCTCGGGGATGATGCCGACACGACCGCTGCTATCTGCGGTCAACTCGCAGGCGCCTTCTACGGCATCCACGGCATTCCGATGAATTGGCTTGAACAACTCGCGATGCGCGATGAGATCCACGAGATGGCACAGCAGCTTTTCGAACTAGCGCGCTGA
- a CDS encoding FtsX-like permease family protein — protein sequence MRALLTTFSWQELRHHPWRNAAAVLAVMLGVALAFSVQLINASALDEFSSAVRSVNGQPDLEVRAVQGSFDEAVFAQLARHPQVALASAVLEFQGFALVDERQVPMRVIGVDALTLPAIAPALMPQPHKNADRFAMLAPGHVFVNAAARNVLGLPAQAAEGGGETVQLRSGGGWQRLEVAGHVAATGSALAVMDIGAAQDLFDRIGQLSRVDLRLAPGTDRVALIASLQKSSGWPAGLQFAEPGDAAERVSNLSRAYRVNLTVLALVALFTGAFLVFSVLALSVAKRAQQFALLGVLGLTPRERLRLVLAESLVLGLIGSAAGLALGTALAALALRVLGGDLGGGYFQGVAPTLHWSSGSALLYGGLGVLAALVGGWWPARAAQALPEAQTLKGLGAAPVQSKSHWLALGLIAASAALANMPAVGGIPVAAYLSVGCLLVGGITALPWLIALLYDRIAPAFAQRVLPMLAIERARRMRGTAAVAVSGVVASLSLAVALTVMVASFRDSVTRWLDVVLPADLYLRATSSGRSANSGTQSSSDTATFSPAFVQALAHLPGVERTGTLRTRSLQLDPAQPAVTLIARTLEGGASQALPLVGAALPVPAGQIGIYVSEPMVELYGAKPGTVFAPMSNALGTASGAAPAAFFVAGVWRDYARQFGAITMDARDFERLTGEREVSDVSLWLAPGASEGAVQAAIRELAARRPSGIDGSDSSIEISSVGQIRATSLRIFDRSFAVTYWLQAVAIAIGLFGIAASFSAQVLARRKEFGLLAHLGFTRRQVLAVVAGEGAAWTAIGAVAGLLLGLAVSVVLVKVVNPQSFHWSMDLLVPWGRLLVLCGAVVVAGTVTAWLAGRAAAGRDVVLAVKEDW from the coding sequence ATGCGTGCCTTGCTCACCACCTTTTCCTGGCAGGAACTGCGCCACCACCCCTGGCGCAATGCCGCAGCGGTATTGGCCGTGATGCTGGGCGTGGCGCTTGCGTTCTCGGTGCAGCTCATCAACGCCTCCGCCCTCGACGAGTTCTCCAGCGCCGTGAGGTCTGTCAACGGCCAGCCGGACCTCGAGGTGCGCGCGGTTCAAGGCAGCTTCGACGAAGCGGTGTTCGCGCAGCTTGCCCGGCATCCGCAGGTGGCCTTGGCAAGCGCGGTGCTCGAGTTCCAGGGCTTCGCGCTGGTTGATGAACGGCAGGTGCCGATGCGGGTGATCGGGGTCGACGCGCTGACACTGCCCGCCATTGCGCCGGCGTTGATGCCGCAGCCCCACAAGAATGCCGACCGCTTTGCAATGCTGGCGCCCGGCCACGTGTTTGTGAATGCCGCTGCGCGCAATGTGCTGGGCCTGCCTGCACAAGCGGCCGAAGGCGGCGGCGAAACAGTGCAGTTGCGAAGCGGCGGCGGCTGGCAGCGGCTCGAAGTGGCGGGCCATGTGGCGGCCACCGGCTCCGCGCTCGCGGTGATGGATATCGGCGCTGCACAAGACCTGTTCGACAGAATCGGCCAGCTCAGCCGCGTCGACTTGAGGCTTGCTCCAGGCACAGACCGTGTGGCTCTCATCGCCTCGTTGCAGAAGTCGTCGGGCTGGCCCGCCGGCCTGCAGTTTGCCGAGCCCGGCGACGCGGCCGAGCGCGTGAGCAATCTCTCGCGTGCCTACCGCGTCAACCTGACGGTGCTTGCGCTGGTGGCGCTTTTTACCGGCGCGTTCCTGGTGTTCTCGGTGCTGGCGCTCAGCGTTGCCAAGCGCGCACAGCAATTCGCTTTGCTTGGCGTGCTGGGCCTCACGCCGCGCGAGCGGCTGCGCCTTGTGCTGGCGGAGTCGCTGGTGCTTGGCCTGATAGGTAGCGCCGCCGGCCTGGCATTGGGCACCGCGCTCGCGGCCCTTGCGCTGCGGGTGCTGGGCGGCGACCTGGGCGGCGGCTACTTTCAGGGCGTGGCGCCCACGCTGCACTGGAGCAGCGGCTCGGCTTTGCTGTACGGCGGGCTGGGTGTACTTGCGGCGCTGGTGGGCGGCTGGTGGCCCGCCCGTGCGGCGCAGGCCCTGCCCGAGGCGCAAACGCTCAAGGGCCTGGGCGCGGCGCCGGTCCAAAGCAAGAGCCATTGGCTGGCGCTCGGCCTTATTGCCGCAAGCGCGGCATTGGCCAACATGCCGGCTGTCGGCGGCATTCCGGTGGCGGCATATCTCTCGGTCGGTTGCCTTCTGGTGGGCGGCATCACTGCATTGCCCTGGCTTATTGCGCTGCTGTACGACCGCATTGCACCCGCGTTTGCGCAACGCGTGCTGCCGATGCTGGCCATCGAGCGCGCACGGCGCATGCGCGGCACGGCGGCGGTGGCCGTCAGCGGCGTGGTCGCCAGCCTGAGCCTTGCGGTCGCGCTCACGGTCATGGTCGCGAGCTTTCGCGATTCGGTGACGCGCTGGCTCGACGTGGTGCTGCCGGCAGATCTCTATCTGCGTGCCACGTCGAGCGGCCGCTCTGCCAATTCGGGCACGCAGAGCAGCAGCGATACCGCCACTTTTTCTCCGGCGTTCGTGCAGGCGCTGGCGCACTTGCCGGGCGTGGAGCGCACTGGCACGCTGCGCACCCGATCGCTGCAGTTGGACCCCGCGCAACCCGCCGTCACGCTGATCGCGCGAACCCTCGAAGGTGGTGCTTCGCAGGCGCTGCCGCTGGTAGGCGCCGCGCTGCCGGTGCCGGCCGGGCAGATCGGCATCTACGTGAGCGAGCCGATGGTAGAGCTGTACGGCGCGAAGCCGGGCACCGTGTTTGCGCCGATGTCGAACGCGTTGGGCACCGCCAGCGGGGCCGCGCCGGCTGCGTTCTTCGTGGCAGGCGTGTGGCGCGACTACGCGCGGCAGTTCGGCGCCATCACCATGGACGCGCGCGACTTCGAACGGCTGACGGGCGAGCGCGAGGTGAGCGACGTGTCGCTGTGGCTCGCACCGGGTGCATCGGAAGGCGCGGTTCAGGCTGCAATTCGCGAACTGGCGGCACGCCGGCCGAGCGGCATCGACGGGTCCGATTCCAGCATCGAGATTTCATCGGTCGGGCAGATCCGCGCAACCTCGCTGCGCATCTTCGATCGCAGCTTTGCGGTGACCTACTGGCTCCAGGCCGTGGCGATTGCCATCGGACTCTTCGGCATTGCGGCGAGCTTCAGCGCGCAGGTGCTGGCAAGGCGCAAGGAGTTCGGGCTGCTCGCGCACCTGGGGTTCACGCGGCGGCAGGTGCTGGCGGTGGTGGCGGGTGAAGGTGCGGCATGGACGGCCATTGGTGCAGTTGCTGGCCTCTTGCTGGGGTTGGCGGTTTCGGTGGTGCTGGTGAAGGTGGTGAATCCGCAGAGCTTTCACTGGAGTATGGATTTGCTGGTGCCTTGGGGGAGGCTGTTGGTGCTTTGCGGGGCGGTGGTGGTGGCTGGCACCGTCACCGCGTGGCTGGCGGGACGGGCTGCCGCAGGCAGGGACGTGGTGCTCGCAGTGAAAGAGGACTGGTAA